GTCAGCAGGGAGCCCTCACAGGAGTAGGAAAAAAAACCCCGACGCGGAAGGCGTCGGGGTGTGCGGGATACTGTCGCGGTCAGATGACCGAGACGTTCGTGGCTTGCAGGCCCTTGGGGGTCTCCATGATGTCGAACTGGACACGCTGGCCTTCGCTCAGCTTGCGGAATCCTTCCCCTTCAATCTGGCGGTAGTGCACAAACACATCGCCACCAGAATCGCGGGTAATGAACCCGTACCCCTTGGCCTCGTTGAACCACTTTACCACTCCCTGTTCCATGCTGCAAAATCCTTTCAAAACAGTGAGACTGACCAGTACAACCGGAGTCTTGCAGCTCTGTTCGGAACGCTCGGCGGACCGCGAGAGCATCTCGCCCACCCGTTCGCCGCGCCCTCGCCTCCTCCCCCGCGGCACTACTGCGCGTACAACAGAGGGCTGACATACAGTACTTCGGTGTACCAACAATTGCGGCCTAAATGTAGCAAGAAAGTGCCAAGAATGCAAGCTTTTTCTTCGCATTCTTGCTGGCTATTCGGCCCAAAATAAGAAGGGCAGCCTCGCGAGCTGCCCTTGCTCGTAGCGGGGGGTGGATTTGAACCACCGACCTTTGGGTTATGAGCCCAACGAGCTACCAGACTGCTCCACCCCGCGATTTCGGTTCATAATATACAACAATTTTCGCCAAAATCAAGGCCTTTTTTCGCGCCTGTCCCCCCAGAATGAAAACAGCGCACCTCCTCTCCTCTGGGCGCATGCTTCCGGTGGCAAGCACCCGTCAGCCCGGGTCAGGTCATCCAACCTACGGAGCGTTGGTCGCCTGATCTCCCAGTCGGCCAAAGCGCGCGAAGGCCCACGGGGGGTGTCGTCTGGTTGCGTCTCTCCCTTCGTCCCCGTTCTCAGTTGCACTATCTCCCTGCCATCCCGGCCCTCAATGAAGGAGAAGGATCTTCAGCTTGGCGCGGGCCGGG
The sequence above is drawn from the candidate division KSB1 bacterium genome and encodes:
- a CDS encoding cold-shock protein, with the translated sequence MEQGVVKWFNEAKGYGFITRDSGGDVFVHYRQIEGEGFRKLSEGQRVQFDIMETPKGLQATNVSVI